From Chloroflexota bacterium, one genomic window encodes:
- a CDS encoding pyruvate, phosphate dikinase: MPQKTAPRAKSHLLPAAAHIRTNGNGHRLPKKALKTKWVYCFDEVDAAEKYTKCWDGVRALLGGKGANLAEMTRVGLPVPPGFTVTTEACNAYLAAEEKFPQGMWEQELEALKQIEKLTGKKFGDPKNPLLVSCRSGAKFSMPGMMDTVLNIGLNDETAAGLMALTQDTRFVYDAYRRLVQMFGTVVLGLADEPFEEVLTGYRARRNVTNDADLSVEDLKAITAEFKQIVNQKAGREFPADPTEQLKLATEAVFKSWNGKRAFDYRKAAGIPHNLGTGVNIVTMVFGNMGEGSGTGVATTRNVSTGEKEIEGDYLTNAQGEDVVAGTRTTKPISALKDEMPKAWAQFEKICRKLERHYREVQDVEFTVERGKLWMLQTRDAKRTAQAAVHIAVDLAEEKLIAREEAVKRVKPEHVDYFLHPQFDPAQKKTADFIAKGLNVSPGAAVGMIVFDADTAEQWAVKEKKDVIMVRPETKPDDVHGMIAAKGILTSRGGRTSHAALVARQFGKPAVVGVAAMDVDVEARQFAAGGRVFKEGDWVSLDGATGEVYAGQLKSVIPDFNDPYLIKLLSWADDIRKLGVWANADYPRDAERARMYGAEGIGLCRTEHMFFETNRLPFVQQMILAKSDEERVEPLAKLLPFQRSDFDGLFRAMDGLPVTIRLIDPPLHEFLPSHDELLHDVTELEMRLKLRDGDPLGFDPLSLTGALAQKKKLLAAVESMREANPMLGLRGVRLGIHLPELVKMQVRAIFEAACQCAKEGVDVHPKIMIPLTAHNNELKVEQTMLEEEAKRVMAEQGIEIDYQFGTMIEIPRAALTADQIAEYAQFFSYGTNDLTQTTFGISRDDAETGFLMEYLEKGILPENPFASIDERGVGKLMEMGVRLGRETRPTLEVGICGEHGGDPKSIDLCHRIGLNYVSCSPFRVPIARLAAAHAAIGEFEKDL, translated from the coding sequence ATGCCTCAAAAAACTGCCCCGCGTGCCAAGTCACACTTGTTGCCTGCCGCCGCTCATATTCGCACCAACGGCAACGGCCATCGTCTGCCAAAGAAGGCCCTGAAGACAAAATGGGTTTATTGCTTCGACGAAGTGGACGCCGCCGAGAAATATACCAAATGCTGGGACGGCGTGCGCGCCCTGCTGGGCGGCAAGGGCGCGAACCTGGCCGAAATGACCCGAGTCGGCCTGCCCGTTCCACCCGGTTTCACCGTCACCACCGAAGCCTGCAACGCCTATCTTGCCGCCGAAGAGAAATTCCCGCAAGGCATGTGGGAGCAGGAGCTTGAAGCCCTCAAGCAAATTGAGAAGCTGACGGGCAAGAAATTCGGCGACCCGAAGAACCCGCTTCTGGTCTCGTGCCGCTCCGGGGCCAAGTTTTCGATGCCGGGCATGATGGACACCGTGCTCAACATCGGCCTCAACGATGAAACCGCCGCCGGTTTAATGGCCCTGACTCAAGACACCCGTTTTGTCTACGATGCCTACCGCCGTCTGGTGCAAATGTTTGGCACGGTTGTCCTGGGCCTCGCCGACGAACCGTTTGAGGAAGTGTTGACCGGGTACAGAGCCAGGCGAAACGTGACCAACGACGCCGACCTGAGCGTTGAAGACCTGAAGGCGATCACCGCCGAGTTCAAGCAGATCGTCAACCAGAAGGCCGGGCGCGAGTTCCCCGCCGACCCAACCGAGCAACTCAAGCTGGCGACCGAAGCCGTGTTCAAATCGTGGAACGGCAAACGCGCCTTCGACTATCGCAAAGCCGCCGGCATCCCTCACAACCTGGGCACAGGTGTCAACATTGTGACGATGGTCTTCGGCAACATGGGCGAAGGCTCCGGCACGGGTGTGGCTACGACCCGCAACGTCTCGACCGGCGAGAAGGAGATCGAAGGCGACTACCTGACCAACGCTCAGGGTGAGGACGTGGTGGCCGGCACGCGAACGACCAAGCCGATCTCGGCCCTCAAAGATGAGATGCCCAAAGCCTGGGCGCAGTTCGAAAAGATTTGCCGGAAGCTGGAGAGGCACTATCGCGAAGTGCAGGACGTGGAGTTCACTGTCGAGCGCGGCAAGCTGTGGATGTTGCAAACCCGCGACGCCAAGCGCACCGCCCAAGCCGCCGTTCATATTGCCGTTGACCTTGCCGAAGAAAAACTGATCGCCAGAGAAGAGGCCGTCAAGCGCGTCAAGCCTGAGCACGTGGATTACTTCCTCCACCCTCAGTTTGACCCGGCGCAAAAGAAAACCGCCGACTTCATCGCCAAAGGGCTGAACGTTTCGCCGGGGGCGGCGGTCGGCATGATCGTCTTCGACGCCGACACTGCCGAGCAATGGGCGGTGAAGGAGAAGAAAGACGTGATTATGGTGCGGCCCGAAACCAAGCCGGACGACGTGCACGGCATGATTGCCGCCAAAGGCATCCTCACCAGCCGGGGCGGGCGCACCAGCCACGCGGCGCTGGTGGCTCGGCAATTCGGCAAACCGGCAGTGGTCGGCGTGGCGGCGATGGACGTGGATGTTGAGGCGCGGCAGTTCGCCGCAGGTGGCCGGGTCTTCAAAGAAGGCGATTGGGTTTCACTCGACGGCGCCACCGGCGAAGTCTACGCCGGCCAACTCAAGAGCGTCATCCCCGACTTCAACGATCCCTATCTCATCAAACTGCTCTCGTGGGCCGACGACATCCGCAAGCTCGGCGTGTGGGCCAACGCCGACTACCCACGCGATGCAGAACGGGCGCGCATGTACGGCGCGGAAGGCATTGGCCTGTGCCGCACCGAGCACATGTTCTTTGAGACGAACCGTTTGCCGTTCGTCCAGCAAATGATTCTGGCCAAGAGCGACGAAGAGCGGGTTGAACCGTTGGCGAAGTTACTCCCCTTCCAACGCTCCGACTTCGACGGCCTCTTCCGGGCGATGGACGGTTTGCCCGTCACCATCCGCCTGATTGATCCGCCTCTGCACGAGTTCCTGCCGAGCCACGACGAGCTTTTGCACGACGTGACCGAGTTGGAGATGCGGCTGAAACTGCGCGACGGCGACCCGCTGGGCTTTGACCCGCTCAGCCTGACCGGCGCGCTGGCTCAGAAAAAGAAACTGCTGGCCGCTGTCGAGTCCATGCGCGAAGCCAACCCCATGCTTGGTTTGCGCGGGGTGCGGCTGGGAATTCATTTGCCAGAACTGGTGAAGATGCAGGTACGCGCTATCTTTGAAGCCGCCTGCCAGTGCGCCAAAGAGGGGGTGGACGTTCACCCCAAGATCATGATCCCGCTCACCGCGCACAACAACGAACTCAAGGTCGAGCAAACAATGCTCGAAGAGGAAGCGAAGCGCGTCATGGCCGAGCAAGGCATCGAGATTGATTATCAGTTCGGCACGATGATCGAAATCCCGCGCGCCGCCCTCACTGCCGATCAAATCGCCGAGTATGCTCAGTTCTTCTCTTACGGAACCAACGACCTGACGCAGACGACGTTCGGCATTTCGCGCGACGACGCCGAGACCGGCTTCCTGATGGAATATCTGGAGAAAGGCATCCTGCCCGAAAACCCGTTTGCCTCCATTGACGAGCGCGGCGTGGGCAAGCTGATGGAAATGGGCGTGAGGCTTGGGCGGGAGACGCGGCCAACCCTTGAGGTGGGAATCTGTGGCGAACATGGCGGCGACCCGAAGAGCATTGACCTGTGTCACCGCATCGGCTTGAACTATGTGAGTTGCTCGCCGTTCCGCGTGCCAATTGCCCGGCTGGCGGCGGCCCACGCGGCAATTGGAGAGTTTGAGAAAGACTTGTAA
- the focA gene encoding formate transporter FocA, with translation MAAKAEQIGVKKAHLNEVSMFVLSVLAGAFISQGAIFATTVVAGAGDLPYGVTRLLAGLVFTLGLILVIVGGAELFTGNNLIVMAWAGGKVSTSLLLKNWFIVYFGNFAGALSTAVLMFFSGQYMFGKGAVGAAALATANTKSGLDFVQAIVLGILCNALVCLAVWMTFSARTTTDRILAIIPPISAFVAAGFEHSIANMYFIPVGLFIKAGAPASFWEAIGKAPTDYPNLTWSNFFVNNLIPVTIGNIIGGAVLVGAVYWFVYLRKG, from the coding sequence ATGGCGGCCAAAGCAGAACAGATCGGGGTGAAGAAAGCGCACCTCAACGAAGTCAGCATGTTTGTGTTGTCGGTGCTGGCCGGGGCCTTTATCTCCCAGGGCGCGATCTTCGCCACCACCGTTGTCGCCGGGGCGGGCGATTTGCCTTACGGCGTCACTCGCTTGTTGGCCGGTCTGGTCTTCACCCTCGGCCTCATTCTCGTCATCGTTGGCGGCGCAGAACTGTTCACCGGCAACAATCTCATCGTCATGGCCTGGGCGGGCGGCAAAGTGAGCACTAGCCTCCTGCTCAAGAACTGGTTCATCGTCTATTTTGGCAACTTTGCCGGGGCGCTGAGCACAGCCGTCCTCATGTTTTTCAGCGGTCAGTACATGTTCGGCAAAGGCGCGGTCGGGGCGGCGGCGCTGGCCACGGCCAACACCAAGTCGGGCCTCGACTTCGTGCAGGCAATCGTTCTTGGTATCCTGTGCAACGCGCTGGTCTGTTTGGCGGTGTGGATGACGTTCAGCGCCCGCACCACCACCGACCGCATTCTGGCGATCATCCCGCCCATCAGCGCCTTTGTGGCCGCCGGATTTGAACACAGCATCGCCAACATGTATTTCATTCCCGTCGGTTTATTTATCAAAGCCGGGGCGCCCGCCTCTTTTTGGGAAGCCATCGGCAAAGCCCCAACGGACTACCCCAATCTCACCTGGAGCAACTTCTTCGTCAACAACCTGATCCCGGTCACCATCGGCAACATCATCGGCGGCGCGGTGCTGGTGGGCGCGGTATATTGGTTTGTGTATTTGCGGAAGGGGTGA
- a CDS encoding (2Fe-2S)-binding protein: protein MTIKLIINDQLLEANEGQTVLEIARANGVVIPTLCYHKDLSLVGSCRLCLSEISSQPVSSQAPSGQP, encoded by the coding sequence ATGACGATAAAACTCATCATCAACGATCAACTTCTCGAAGCAAACGAGGGTCAAACGGTTCTCGAGATTGCCAGGGCAAACGGTGTCGTCATCCCGACGCTCTGCTACCACAAAGACCTGTCGCTGGTTGGCTCGTGCCGCCTGTGTTTGTCGGAAATTAGCTCCCAGCCCGTGTCCTCGCAGGCCCCTTCGGGCCAACCGTGA